Part of the Oncorhynchus nerka isolate Pitt River linkage group LG14, Oner_Uvic_2.0, whole genome shotgun sequence genome is shown below.
ACCTAAATACACTTGAATGGGGTAATTACATTTGGAAATACCTAAATATACTTGAATGGGGTAATTACATTTGATAGCGAGGTCATCAAAATTGGCAAAGGTGCCATCTATATAAAGGTCACTAAACTTAGTAAGGCCATTCCTCTGCCACAGACGTCAAGCTGAATCTAGATTGACTGGATGGAAGAGGTGATTATTACATATAGGATCTTGAATAGAGAAATCACAGAATTTGACGGAATTAAGGCCAAATTTTAAGAGTATTGACAACAATTGGATAGGATGTATAGCGCAAAGCTGAAAGAGTAAGATtggaggtgactaaagctgaCAAAGAGGAAGAGAAATAGGAGATGACTTCTGTTTGACAACAGTCAGTTTCTGGGGTGCGAAGCCAGTAAACAATATTTTGTATATTCGCTGCCCAGTAACAATACATAACATTAGGAAGGGCTAGTGTGTTCTATCTCTCTGGAGGAATGCTTTACATATTCTTGGACTCTCACcgttccccccccccaaaagaggCTTGGGTAGAAAAATTGCTGATGTTTTGGCAGTGTCGTAGGTGTAACTGCATTGGAGCAGTCAGAttggtgagcagctgctcttgatAACTGCCATGAAGCCACACCGTCCCACTGGCGTTAGAAGTTCAGaacgagaaagtgtaggctatatagaaataatgacgCTCAAATTGAAAATGTAACTAAATAATGAGGCTTTCTATCAGCCTAATCGAGGTgaagattacatctcacattctcGTGTTCAAATTTGTAAACAAGGCTacatgggatttctcttaatgcgACGCTGTGCAGCCAATGGTAATGTCCTCTTTAGGTATAATACCAGGAGCCAATTGTGGATTTGGCAGCTCTAGCGCAGTTACACCTCCGACACCGCCAAAACAACCACTATGCAGATGTCGGCTGAAGTggatctgattgaatagagccaTTAGGGAGTAAGGTTCAAACTTCATTTCAATTTACTTCACTTCTAGTAATTCACAGTATGTAAATATGAAGGATTTTTGTCACAAATTTGatttgtgttttgtttttgtacTGAAGAATACTGAAAGATTATTGAAATAAAGTGTCCTTAATTGCCAAGTCTACATTTTCTAATATTGTTTACTGTGTTAAGGTGTGGTTCCTCGCTGTCTCTTTTCACTGTATTTTTATTGTGAACAATTGTTTTTATTGAATCACATCATAACCAATACAATCAATAAAAAAACATACAATTTCCCCCCCTTTTGATCAACCCCACTGCCCCTCCCACCCCAACTATCACTTTCTACATTGACCTATTCCATCGGAGAAGCTAAGGTGGGTCTAGAATGGGCTCATTCCAGCTATCACAGAAGCAACAACAGGAATGCTGGACACCAGAGAAGACATCAGAGGGCAGAAGAGAGCTGCCAGTCACAGCGAAGGAGAACTCAACTCGCCCAAATGCTGCCTCAGTAGCCCCTCCAGAGGAATACTGCAGTTGTTACTGGACATTTCAAAGTACACAAACCCCCAGTTAGGGTTGCTCATcaaaaatacacacaaaaaactatacaatTTCATAAAACTCACAAAGGGAAATATATTAGAATCTGTAGGTATAAATATGTTTTATCCCTGTCAGACTTCACATTATTACATGGAAGGCAATTTGAGATATTTTCTATCCTTTTGAAATCAATATAGTATTGTCATTTGCTCCTTGCATGATCTCTATTGCTTTAGAAAGATGGTATGAGTAACTTTGGGAAGATGTATTTTTTACTTTGGCAACTACAGTAGGTAAAAATATGAACAGGATGAACAATACATTGTAAACATTGTCTTACAAATACTGACATATGAACCAAACGTACATTCAAAAACAGTCCCTTATGAAATGAATCGAGACGTTATTACAACTCACTGCATACCAAATGTAGACACACAAAGATGACGTAATAAATTAGTGATAAATTAGTTTCTATACAAAGGATGAAACCACTGTAGTATTATATTTACTATAAACAAACCACTAAATTCCCCTCCGTGATAAAATAAATGGAAAATAACAGAAAGTGATACAAAAAATTTGTTGAAGATGCCATTTACTGTCTGGATTTGTGGAATTATGCAACAGGCCATCCTCTGTGCTGAGATGGATAATACATCTTGTCTTAATACATTTGTCTCAGCATAGTTAAGGGATTCGGGCTTCAAGAGTTCACTTCTATCCTCACTGAGAGCACTCACCTGTATTTATTCCTGTCAACATTCTTCTCCTGCTGGTAGAAAATGAATCAGGGAAACATTGACCTCTGTAACCAGTTATAATGCCATGTTCCAGCCAGTCAAAGGTGATGCCTGTTGTTTATGAAACAAGGCCATCAAGTATGAAGAAAGAGCATCTGCTTGGTCAGAGTCAGTGTGGCTAATGCTATGCCCACAGCTCCTACCAGTCACTAGTTCATAAACACTTCCCCGTCCACAGAGCCACCAGACGCTCTGATAGGACAGCCACAGCCAGGATCAGAGGCAGACATGGGCTACTCCTATCGGCCTTGCCCCCCAGTAGCAGATGCACCTTATTGGGGTCTGAAATCATTCCCCGGGCGTCTTCCAGGGCCGCCACGGCCGCCGTGCTGGAGTTGAGGTCCCCTGTGGCCAGCAGGTCAAACAGGCAGGCCTGGTAGTAGATGTCCCTGGCAGGGAGGAGGGCTGCACAGTGGACATGGGCTGCAGCAGAGAGCTggctggaggaagaggaggaagaggggctgGGTAGCGTCTCTAGGCGCTGTGAAGGTGGGCAGCCATACACACACAGCTGCAGGTCCTGCTCGGGGGTGAATGCTTCAGCAATGGCGCGTGGCGAGCGTACTGACAGTCCCAGGGACCGCCCACTCTGACGCACCACCAGGGTGGTGCCGATGTGGGCGGCACGGATCTCAGCCTGGTGCCCAGGCAGATCAGAGTGGACGCTCAGGCTGTACTGGCCCTGCCTCTCCCCGCTGGTCACTGAGCCGTCCACGAAGGCTGTGGGAACGTTGTCCAGCTCCGCCTGGTAAATCTGCTGCTCGATACACTGGCGCCAGTTCTTAAAGATGATGGTAATCTGGTGGAGAGACAACCCTGTTGTTACACACACCCTTCCAATGAGCTAGACGTACATATGCAACTTTATTTAAGTAttgtcgtggccaaaagttttgagaatgacacaaatattaatttccacaaagtttgctgcttgaAAGGTCCaatgacaccctagacccactccaatttgcttaccgtccaaataggtccacagacgatgcaatctcaaccacactgcacactgccctaacccacctggacaagaggaatacctatgtgaaaatgctgttcatcgactacagctcggcattcaacaacatagtaccctccaagctcgtcatcaagctcgagaccctgggtctcgaccccgccctgtgcaactgggttctggacttcctgacgggccgcccccaggtggtgagggtaggcaacaacatctcctccccgctgatcctcaacacgggggccccacaagggtgcgttctgagccctctcctgtactccctgttcacccacgactgcgtggccacgcacgcctccaactcaatcatcaagtttgcggacgacacaacagtggtaggcttgattaccaacaacgacgagacggcctacagggaggaggtgagggccctcggagtgtggtgtcaggaaaataacctcacactcaacgtcaacaaaactaaggagatgattgtggacttcaggaaacagcagagggaacaccccctatccacatcgatggatcagtagtggagagggtagcaagttttaagttcctcggcatacacatcacagacaaactgaattggtccactcacactgacagcgtcgtgaagaaggcgcagcagcgcctcttcaacctcaggaggctgaagaaattcggcttgtcaccaaaagcactcacaaacttctacagatgcacaatcgagagcatcctggcgggctgtatcaccgcctggtacggcaactgctccgccctcaaccgtaaggctctccagagggtagtgaggtctgcacaacgcatcaccggggcaaactacctgccctccaggacacctacaccacccgatgttacaggaaggccataaagatcatcaaggacatcaaccacccgaaccactgcctgttcaccccgctatcatccagaaggcgaggtcagtacaggtgcatcaaagctgggaccgagagactgaaaaacagcttctatctcaaggccatcagactgttaaacagccaccactaacattgagtggctgctgccaacacactgtcattgacactgacccaactccagccactttaataatgggaattgatgggaaatgatgtaaatatatcactagccactttaaacaatgctaccttatataatgttacttaccctacattattcatctcatatgcatatgtatatactgtactctagatcatcgactgcatccttatgtcactagccactttaactatgccactttgtttactttgtctacatactcatctcatatgtatatactgtactcgataccatctactgtatgctgctctgtaccatcactcattcatatatccttatgtacatattccttatccccttacactgtgtataagacagtagttttggaattgttagttagattacttgttggttatcactgcattgtcggaactagaagcacaagcatttcgctacactcgcattaacatctgctaaccatgtgtatgtgacaaataaaaattgatttgatttgatttgatttgcttcagtgtctttagatattttggtcagatgttactatggtgtgtcaaaggcttttattgacaattacatgaagttgatgcaaagagtcaatattttcagttttgacccttctttttcaagacctctacaatccgccctggcatgctgtcaattaacttctaggcctgactgatggcagcccattcttgcataatcaatgcttggagtttgacagaatttgtggggttttgtttgtccacctgcctcttgaggattgaccacaaagttctcaatgggattaaggtctggggagtttcctggccatggacccaaaatatcgatgttttgttccccgagccacagctatcacttttgccttatagcaaggtgctccatcatgctgggaaaggcattgtttgtcaccaaactgttccttttgtcaccaaactgttcctggatggttgggagaagttgctcttggaggatgttttggtaccattctttattcatggctgtgttcttgtgTGGGGttgctgagaagcaaccccacacatgaatggtctcaggatgctttattgttggcatgacacaagactgatggtagcgctcaccctgtcttctccggacaagcttttttctggatgccccaaacaatcggaagggggtttcatcagagaaaatgactttatcccagtcctca
Proteins encoded:
- the LOC115142038 gene encoding hemojuvelin-like; the encoded protein is MGTLALCSHYSQLSWKRSIIVALLLFHLCCLQVWASCRILRCNSDFVAVTLDLGGSGGGGGGSREGGNAGYCSALRSYAMCTRRMARACRGDLAYHSAVQGIEDLLIQHSCPRTGPTAQPRPLPQAPISGDACIYEKGYLQREGRTPDYLHCGVFGDPHVRTFRDEFQTCAVQGAWPLIDNEYLYVQATSAPMRGGAYATALTTITIIFKNWRQCIEQQIYQAELDNVPTAFVDGSVTSGERQGQYSLSVHSDLPGHQAEIRAAHIGTTLVVRQSGRSLGLSVRSPRAIAEAFTPEQDLQLCVYGCPPSQRLETLPSPSSSSSSSQLSAAAHVHCAALLPARDIYYQACLFDLLATGDLNSSTAAVAALEDARGMISDPNKVHLLLGGKADRSSPCLPLILAVAVLSERLVALWTGKCL